The Oncorhynchus clarkii lewisi isolate Uvic-CL-2024 chromosome 29, UVic_Ocla_1.0, whole genome shotgun sequence genome contains a region encoding:
- the LOC139388387 gene encoding neuropeptide Y receptor Y8a, with amino-acid sequence MTNNSSSPGIWETTDWSESGQCPPSVCGATFLIVAYSTVIAVGLLGNVGLVFIIGRQKELRNVTNILIANLSCSDILMCVVCLPVTVIYTLMDRWVLGEALCKVTPFVQCVSVTVSIFSLVLIALERHQLILHPTGWSPAAGHSYLAVGLTWLVACLISLPFLSYNILTDDPFQNLTLPANPFRDHVICMEKWPTDRHRLAYTTFLLLFQYCVPLLLVLLCYLRIFLRLRRRRDMVERIRNARGAQRINAMLAAIVAAFALCWLPLNVFNTIFDWHHQALPACQHDALFSACHLTAMASTCVNPVVYGFLNSNFQKELKVQLQRCHCGLGAPESYENFPLSTVGSEGITKMSTLNRAGSMSTALPPRAEPSVSIRS; translated from the exons ATGACCAATAACAGCAGCTCCCCTGGCATCTGGGAGACCACTGATTGGTCCGAGTCAGGCCAGTGCCCGCCCTCGGTGTGCGGGGCCACATTCCTTATTGTGGCCTACAGCACGGTGATCGCGGTGGGGTTACTAGGCAACGTGGGCCTGGTGTTCATCATTGGGCGGCAGAAGGAGCTGCGTAACGTCACCAACATTCTGATCGCCAACCTGTCCTGCTCGGACATcctgatgtgtgtggtgtgtctgccAGTCACCGTCATCTACACTCTGATGGACCGCTGGGTATTGGGGGAGGCACTCTGCAAG gtCACTCCGTTTGTACAGTGTGTGTCAGTGACGGTGTCTATATTCTCCCTGGTGTTGATTGCGTTGGAGCGCCATCAGTTGATCCTGCACCCTACTGGCTGGTCCCCAGCAGCAGGCCACTCCTACCTGGCCGTAGGTCTCACCTGGTTGGTCGCCTGCTTAATATCCCTCCCCTTCCTATCCTACAACATTCTGACTGACGATCCCTTCCAGAACCTCACACTGCCTGCCAACCCCTtcag agaccATGTGATCTGTATGGAGAAATGGCCGACAGATAGACACCGTCTGGCCTACACCACCTTCCTGCTGCTGTTCCAGTACTGCGTCCccctgctattagtgctgctctGCTACCTCCGCATTTTCCTACGCCTACGTCGACGCAG ggacatGGTGGAGCGGATCCGGAACGCCCGAGGAGCCCAGAGGATCAATGCTATGCTGGCGGCCATCGTAGCTGCCTTCGCCCTCTGCTGGCTGCCGCTCAACGTGTTCAACACGATATTCGACTGGCACCACCAGGCGCTGCCCGCCTGCCAGCACGATGCTTTGTTCTCTGCCTGCCACCTCACTGCAATGGCCTCCACCTGTGTCAACCCTGTG gtgtacgGCTTCCTGAACAGTAACTTTCAAAAGGAGTTGAAGGTTCAGCTGCAGCGCTGCCACTGTGGCTTGGGGGCGCCAGAGAGCTACGAGAATTTCCCGCTCTCTACCGTCGGCAGCGAGGGGATAACCAAGATGTCAACGCTGAACCGGGCAGGGTCAATGAGCACCGCGCTGCCTCCACGGGCCGAGCCCAGTGTTAGCATACGCAGCTAA